A stretch of Alkalicella caledoniensis DNA encodes these proteins:
- a CDS encoding IS1634 family transposase: MRLQIVSSKNAASLYVVKSIYENGKRSSKVVEKLGTVADLEKKLIDQDPIEWAKNYVEELNKKEKEEKREVLVKYSPSKLIDKGEPRLFNGGYLFLQKIYHDLGLHKICMEISQKYKFDFDLDSILSRLIYGRIIFPSSKLATYELSKKFIEQPKYDLHQIYRALEILAKETDFIQSSLYKNSLKVSKRNTGVLYYDCTNYFFEIEQGDGIKQYGPSKEHRPNPIVQMGLFMDGDGIPLAFSINRGNMNEQLTLKPLEKKIVSDFELSKFIVCTDAGLASEANRKFNDKDGRAFITTQSIKKLKAHLKKWALDPDGWKLPGSKKNYDISELDEMIDKATPEDKAKISAKVYFKERWIKENGFEQRLIVTYSIKYRDYQRKIRNSQIERAQKTIDTNPTKIKKCNANDYKRFIHKTSYTPDGEIAKKEIYSIDQAIIQKEEAFDGFYGVCTNLEDDVPEIIKVNHRRWEIEECFRIMKSEFKARPVFLKKDDRIEAHFSTCFISLVIYRMLEKRLKEEFTCHEIISELRDMNFKEIKGEGYEPLYTRTDFTDALHEAFDFRTDYQIVTKSKMKKILKDTKK; this comes from the coding sequence ATGAGACTACAAATTGTTAGTTCAAAAAATGCCGCATCTTTATATGTGGTTAAGTCTATTTACGAAAATGGAAAGCGCTCTTCTAAAGTTGTTGAAAAGCTCGGTACCGTTGCTGATTTAGAAAAAAAATTAATCGACCAAGATCCCATAGAATGGGCAAAAAATTACGTAGAAGAACTTAACAAAAAAGAAAAGGAAGAAAAAAGGGAAGTTCTTGTAAAGTACTCCCCCTCAAAACTTATTGATAAAGGTGAACCACGCTTGTTTAACGGCGGTTACCTATTCCTGCAAAAAATATATCATGATCTTGGGCTACACAAGATTTGTATGGAAATATCACAAAAATATAAGTTTGATTTTGATTTAGACTCGATTCTTTCCAGGCTTATTTACGGTAGAATTATCTTCCCTTCTTCAAAACTTGCTACATATGAGCTTTCTAAAAAGTTTATAGAACAACCCAAATATGATTTGCATCAAATATACAGAGCTCTTGAAATTCTTGCTAAGGAGACAGACTTTATCCAGTCCTCCTTGTACAAAAATAGCTTGAAGGTCTCCAAAAGAAATACCGGCGTTCTTTACTATGATTGCACCAATTACTTTTTTGAAATAGAGCAGGGAGATGGTATAAAGCAGTATGGTCCGTCAAAAGAACACAGACCAAACCCGATAGTCCAAATGGGGCTATTCATGGACGGGGATGGCATTCCTCTGGCTTTTAGCATTAACAGGGGGAATATGAATGAGCAACTGACTCTAAAACCATTGGAAAAGAAAATCGTTTCTGATTTTGAGCTTTCTAAATTTATCGTGTGCACAGATGCTGGGTTGGCTTCAGAAGCTAATCGAAAGTTTAACGACAAGGATGGTCGAGCTTTTATTACCACACAATCTATTAAAAAATTAAAAGCACACCTGAAGAAATGGGCTCTTGATCCTGATGGCTGGAAACTTCCAGGCAGCAAAAAAAACTATGATATTTCTGAACTCGATGAAATGATAGATAAGGCTACTCCTGAAGATAAAGCAAAAATAAGTGCAAAGGTCTATTTCAAAGAACGTTGGATCAAAGAAAATGGCTTTGAACAAAGATTGATTGTAACTTATTCGATCAAATACAGGGATTATCAGCGCAAAATCCGCAACTCACAAATAGAACGTGCTCAAAAGACTATAGATACAAACCCGACAAAAATCAAGAAATGTAATGCTAACGATTACAAAAGATTTATTCATAAAACGAGCTATACTCCTGATGGTGAAATTGCAAAGAAAGAAATATACAGCATTGATCAAGCTATCATCCAAAAAGAAGAAGCTTTTGATGGTTTTTATGGAGTTTGTACAAATCTTGAGGATGATGTACCTGAAATAATTAAGGTAAATCACAGGAGATGGGAAATCGAGGAATGCTTTAGGATTATGAAAAGTGAATTCAAAGCAAGACCTGTATTCTTAAAAAAAGATGACCGTATTGAAGCACATTTCAGCACATGCTTTATATCTTTAGTCATCTATAGAATGCTAGAAAAGCGACTTAAAGAGGAATTTACCTGTCATGAAATTATTAGTGAATTAAGAGATATGAATTTCAAAGAAATTAAGGGAGAAGGATATGAGCCCTTATATACTAGAACCGATTTTACCGATGCTTTACATGAAGCCTTTGACTTTCGCACAGACTACCAAATTGTAACAAAAAGCAAGATGAAAAAGATTCTAAAAGATACAAAGAAGTAA
- a CDS encoding HIT domain-containing protein, producing the protein MLRLTRTFHLFNCQRPETDSQEIKHIFDAIKKIAKEQNLDDGFRVVNNCGELGGQTINHLHFHILGKRQLKWPPG; encoded by the coding sequence ATATTAAGGCTTACAAGAACTTTTCATCTATTCAACTGTCAAAGACCCGAAACAGACTCTCAGGAGATAAAACATATATTTGATGCAATCAAAAAAATCGCCAAAGAGCAAAACTTAGACGATGGCTTTAGGGTAGTAAATAATTGTGGAGAACTAGGTGGCCAAACAATAAATCACCTGCATTTTCACATACTTGGCAAAAGGCAACTAAAGTGGCCTCCAGGCTAA